GCGAAGCCGACGCCCTCGTCGACGGCCGCTTCGTACTCGCTCGCCGGTAACGAGATGCCGCGCGCGACGCCGTTCAGGTCCGTCCAGACCAGTCGAACCCGGTCGTATTCGGTCATTGCAATAGTATACCAACCACGCTACCTCCTGATAGCGATTCACCCGTGTACTTACGAGTGACTAAGTAGGTCACACGCCCTCACGCCCCCGACGTATAAACGACCGCACATCCGGTGGACAACCCTTAGGCCGGGTCGCGGGGGAATCGTCGCATGGAGAATCAGGCGTACGACCTGTTGATCGACGGAACGCGGCGACAGGCCGCGTCGACGCTCGCAGTCGAGAACCCGGCGACCGGCGAGACGGTCGGTCGCGTGGCGAAAGGCGACGCGGCCGACGCTGCCGCGGCCATCGACGCCGCCGCCGCTGCGGCCCCGGCGTGGGCCGAGAGCGCGCCCGGCGAGCGCGAAGCACCGCTTCACGCCGTCGCCGATGCCATCGAGGCGGACGACGAACTCGCGACGCTCCTCGCGGCCGAGGCGGGCAAACCCCTCGCCACCGCCGAGGGCGAAGTCGCCGAGACAGCGGCGCAGTTCCGCTTCTACGCGGGTGTGACCGACAAGGTTCGTGGCGACACGATTCCGACGGCGACGAACCGCTTTGCCTACACCAAGCGCTCGCCCTACGGCGTCACCGCCCACGTCGTCCCGTGGAACTACCCGCTCTTGCTCGGGACGCGCGGGTTCGCGAGTGCACTCGCGACGGGGAACACGCTGGTCGTCAAGCCGCCGAGTAACGCCCCTCTCTCGACGATGCGCGTCGGCGAGATGCTCGACGACGCCTTCCCCGACGGCGTCGTCAACGTCGTCCCCGGGCCGGGGAGCGAGGTGGGTGCGGAACTCGCGGGCAGCGCCGGCGTCGACGCCATCACCTTCACCGGGTCGACGGGCGTCGGTCGGGGCGTCCTCGAAGCCGCGGCAGAGCACATCACGCCCGTCGACGTCGAACTCGGGGGGAAGGCCCCCGCCATCGTCCTCCCCGACGCCGACGTGGAGAACGCCGCCCGTGGCGTCGTCGCCGGCATCTTCTCGAACGCCGGTCAGAACTGCGTCGCCACCTCTCGGTGTCTTGTTCACGAGGATATCCACGACGAACTCGTCGACCGAGTCGTCGAGAAGACCCGGCGGATTACGCTCGGCGAGGGAACCGACCCCGAGACGGACATGGGCCCGGTCATCTCCGAGGACGCGCAGGCGGAGGTCCTCGACTACATCGACTCCGCCCGCGACGAGGGCGCGACGCTCCTCACGGGCGGCGAGGTGCCCGACGACCCCGCCCTCGCCGACGGCCACT
This DNA window, taken from Haloplanus vescus, encodes the following:
- a CDS encoding aldehyde dehydrogenase family protein, translating into MENQAYDLLIDGTRRQAASTLAVENPATGETVGRVAKGDAADAAAAIDAAAAAAPAWAESAPGEREAPLHAVADAIEADDELATLLAAEAGKPLATAEGEVAETAAQFRFYAGVTDKVRGDTIPTATNRFAYTKRSPYGVTAHVVPWNYPLLLGTRGFASALATGNTLVVKPPSNAPLSTMRVGEMLDDAFPDGVVNVVPGPGSEVGAELAGSAGVDAITFTGSTGVGRGVLEAAAEHITPVDVELGGKAPAIVLPDADVENAARGVVAGIFSNAGQNCVATSRCLVHEDIHDELVDRVVEKTRRITLGEGTDPETDMGPVISEDAQAEVLDYIDSARDEGATLLTGGEVPDDPALADGHFVEPTVFDDVTPDMTIACEEIFGPVLGFVTVSSAEEAIEVANDSPFALAASLWTESIDATRIADRLDHGLVAVNTFPVSMPQSPWGGNKESGIGREGGLEGVEAFTTVDSVVVEHDDIGEPYE